In one Bryobacteraceae bacterium genomic region, the following are encoded:
- a CDS encoding amylo-alpha-1,6-glucosidase, translated as MRIQSIDFENARRREWLETNGLGGFASSTISGMNTRRYHGLLMAALKPPVGRTLLLSKLEEIVHAGGRSYELGVNQYPGAIHPTGYDYLAGFRLDPFPTWIYRIAEGELEKQLFLVHGENTVVVEYRWRGAADAELEVRPLIAFRDFHALTRRNSALNGDVRAGGPGMLSVRPYADHGPLYFGHSASAIAIIGDWYHDFEYEVERERGLDCREDLFNPFLLRFPLDRPATIIASTKERSHVDAPRLHAAELRRREEIAASAPVPDDPLVRQLTIAADQFIVDRGELKTVIAGYPWFGDWGRDTMIALPGLTLATGRFDIARDILRAFAASADMGMLPNRFPDGGEAPEFNSVDATLWFFEAVRAYLRYTGDFEFVRGILPSLGEILEWFLRGTRYGIRMDPEDCLLRCGEPGVQLTWMDAKIGDWVVTPRTGKPVEVQALWYNALRIAEELYRKADDAAQADRFRGIAVRAKNSFLPLFWNPARACLYDVVAGGEPDAALRPNQIFAASLHHPLIEGETARQVVAAVERELLTPAGLRSLSIGDAAYRGRYEGGVWERDSAYHQGTVWPWLMGPFLSAYVRTHSAPDSARAWASAWLASFADQLNAACLGQVSEIADGDAPHRARGCAAQAWSVGELLRAAVEDVHR; from the coding sequence ATGCGCATCCAATCAATCGACTTCGAAAACGCACGCCGGCGGGAGTGGCTCGAGACCAACGGCCTCGGCGGGTTCGCCTCTTCCACCATTTCCGGAATGAACACGCGTCGCTATCACGGCCTGCTGATGGCGGCGCTGAAGCCTCCCGTGGGCCGGACGCTGTTGCTCTCCAAGCTCGAAGAGATCGTCCATGCCGGCGGCAGGAGCTACGAACTCGGCGTGAACCAGTACCCGGGCGCGATCCACCCCACCGGGTATGACTATCTCGCCGGGTTCCGGCTGGATCCCTTTCCAACCTGGATCTACCGGATCGCGGAAGGCGAGTTGGAGAAGCAGCTTTTCCTGGTGCACGGAGAAAACACGGTAGTGGTTGAGTACCGGTGGCGCGGCGCGGCGGACGCGGAACTCGAGGTGCGTCCGCTGATCGCCTTCCGGGACTTTCACGCCTTGACGCGGCGCAACAGCGCGCTGAATGGCGACGTTCGCGCGGGCGGTCCGGGAATGCTCAGTGTCAGACCGTACGCGGACCACGGGCCGCTGTATTTCGGGCATTCCGCCTCCGCCATCGCCATCATTGGCGACTGGTATCACGACTTCGAGTACGAAGTGGAGCGCGAGCGCGGCCTGGACTGCCGCGAAGACCTATTCAACCCCTTTCTGCTTCGGTTTCCGCTGGACCGCCCGGCAACGATAATCGCTTCCACAAAGGAACGGTCTCATGTCGATGCGCCAAGGCTGCATGCGGCGGAACTGCGCCGTCGCGAAGAGATCGCCGCCTCCGCGCCCGTTCCGGACGATCCGCTCGTCCGGCAACTGACGATCGCCGCGGACCAGTTCATCGTGGACCGCGGCGAGTTGAAAACCGTGATTGCCGGATACCCGTGGTTTGGCGACTGGGGCCGCGACACGATGATCGCGCTTCCCGGGTTGACGCTGGCCACCGGGCGCTTCGACATCGCTCGCGACATCCTCCGCGCGTTCGCGGCAAGCGCCGACATGGGGATGCTTCCCAATCGCTTTCCCGATGGCGGCGAGGCGCCCGAATTCAACTCCGTCGACGCAACGCTGTGGTTCTTCGAAGCCGTTCGCGCCTACCTGCGGTACACCGGCGACTTCGAATTCGTCCGCGGCATCCTGCCCTCGCTCGGAGAGATTCTCGAGTGGTTCCTTCGCGGCACGCGCTACGGCATTCGCATGGATCCCGAAGATTGCCTGCTTCGGTGCGGCGAACCCGGCGTTCAACTCACGTGGATGGACGCCAAGATCGGCGACTGGGTGGTGACCCCTCGCACCGGCAAGCCCGTGGAGGTGCAGGCGCTCTGGTACAACGCGCTCCGCATCGCGGAGGAGTTGTACCGAAAGGCGGACGACGCCGCTCAGGCCGATCGCTTCCGGGGAATCGCGGTGCGGGCCAAGAACTCGTTCCTGCCGCTGTTCTGGAATCCGGCCCGAGCCTGTCTCTACGACGTCGTCGCCGGGGGCGAGCCGGATGCGGCGCTACGGCCCAACCAGATCTTTGCCGCGAGTTTGCATCATCCGCTGATCGAGGGTGAAACGGCGCGCCAGGTCGTGGCGGCCGTGGAGCGGGAGTTGCTGACGCCGGCCGGCCTGCGCAGTCTCTCAATCGGGGACGCGGCCTATCGCGGGCGCTACGAGGGCGGGGTTTGGGAACGAGACTCCGCCTACCACCAGGGCACGGTCTGGCCATGGCTGATGGGTCCCTTTCTCAGCGCCTACGTCCGCACGCACTCTGCCCCCGATTCCGCGCGCGCGTGGGCGTCAGCGTGGCTGGCCTCGTTCGCGGATCAGCTAAACGCCGCCTGTCTGGGCCAGGTGAGTGAAATCGCGGACGGCGATGCTCCGCACCGGGCGCGCGGGTGCGCGGCGCAGGCCTGGAGCGTCGGCGAGTTGCTCCGTGCGGCCGTGGAGGATGTTCACCGGTAA